Genomic window (Cuculus canorus isolate bCucCan1 chromosome 15, bCucCan1.pri, whole genome shotgun sequence):
TGTGATATATTTATTGAGTGGTAGGTGGAAGAGGTACATTTTAAACTGTACAAAAAACTAGATTTTAGgagactgaaggaaaaaaggagattcCTTGTGCAGTTCTTTCATAGGTCACTAACACTAGGACTCCATGTGTTAATTTGGAGATCTTGGCTGCTTTGACCTCAGGGTGGCCATTATGCAAATGTCTTGAAATGGCAATGAGAAGatagtttttcagaaaatgcagtggaAAAGTTCCAGATCTGTGCACAAAATAGCTATATTCTTTCCTGGGATGAATCCTGTTAATGCAATTGATTGTTAAACCAGTGCTTTTAAGCATTGCGATAtactgaaaacagcaaacaagTTCTGGACTTCATCCACACACATAAACAGAATGGAATGAGGTACTCTGGGAGAAGATGGTTGTAGATGCATAGTTTCACCACAGTTATCTCTACTTTGGGATAATAAGCTCTCAGATAAAGTAATCATTCTATCTTGGAAGTAAAAGGATTATTCAGCCCATTTCATGGGAAGCTATTGTGCAATAGGTCATTTCACAACAGTTGTAGattgtttctctgctgtctgcTGTGACTATGTATTGATTTGGGTGTGAAAGAAATTGTGATCTTCCATTTTCTCAGGAACTAAATTGTCCAAAggtaatttaataatttaaggaATAATCGAGTTCTGTACTAAGACCCCCTTTCCACTCCCAGGCTTGTCTTCTAAGCCAGAAAGCCAGCAAAGTCTTCATGGATAATGTTACTCTCCTGGATTCTTCACTCTTCCTTTCCGTGTCCTTCTGCGTAGTGACTCCGCATATTGGGCAGCCAAGTTACAGCATCCTTCTGGAATTGTAGACATCCACAGCATAGCTTGTGAGGAAAGGATTGTTCACTGGTGGGTCTTGAGAGTTTAACCAGGTCTGAACTTTGATCTTTAATGTTCAACTTTGTGTTAGCTTGTGTCTCCACTTAACCACACATTCctctttggtttatttttgggAAGAGGTGTAATTTTTGCTTAAGATAGAAAAGGAAGTTGGGCTCTGAACTTTGCAAGTAGTTTCAGAAGCACGTGAATCCCAAGTTAGCTAAGTTGTGTCTGTTTAGGTCCTTTTATTACCATGCAATGCAGTGGCGTACCAAGATGTGATACGAACAATGGGGAGAACTGTTCAGCTTAGAATGCCTGGTGTCTTACACCACAAGACACTGCATATATATCCAGCAAGCTTCACCACAAACCAGGGTCATGTTTGATAGCAGCTACTATGTGGCATAtcatattgtttcattttttagcAGAACAGGACAGAAGGGAATCCAAAATACTGTTCTTGGGAGAAACTGCCAGATAGCTTAGTACACTAATAAAGTTGCCCCGTGTACCTGTTTTAGCACTTCTAATGTGTAAAGGAAGACTTGAGGGTTGGAAAACGTGTAAAAATTATCCTGTGATAAGTAAGATGAAATAAGCAACAACAATGAAATCAAGATTAACATTTAGTAATATCAGAACAAACAGCAGTCAGTAAATTTTATGCTGGTAAAGGTGCACTAATTAACCTAGTTATCTTCTTGCTGTTTATCGGAATAGGGCCTAATTAGTTGTCAGCTGTCCTTAATAAATAATGTCTTTTGCTATAATTTTCCCTCTGTTATGTGTCAGATACAATGTCTGCTCCGAGTGGCATCCCTGTCCCATCTGCACCACCTTCTTATGAGGAAGCAACAGGAATCAATGTGAGCTATCCTCACCCCTATCCTATCCCAGAACCTGGCCAGAAACCAGATGGGAAGGGAATGAACCCTCCCCCATACATGGGACAGCCGGCACCAGTGCCCAACCCAGGTAAGCCAGAAAAACTCTACTGTACCTTGTGTTAAGGAGGTGTTAAGTGACTGTATAATAGATGCTGTGCAGATGATTAAAGATAGGGTTCACAGGAGTTCCCTATCttccaaaaatgtttttgaagaggTCAGTCAGTTCTTGCAAATCCTTCAGTGTGCACGAATATCAATAACATCATTTGGctttctgcagtttttaatgcgttcttattcttattttctgaattagGAAATGCCATAGTGATTTCCCTTTGTCATTGTGCATTTCATTGCTCTCAGCCTCAAATATTTCAGAGTAGTAGCTGGTTCTAGCTTAGAGGAAGTTGATTGACTATCCTCTTTCCTTATTTACCCATTGGGTAAACAGCCTATTTCTCTGCTCAGTTACAGTTCAGACAGTATACGTACAGCAGCCAGTAGTATTTTATGACCGCCCCGTTCAGATGTGCTGCCCTTCCTGTAACCAGATGATAGTGACACGTCTCTCGTATGACTCAGGAGCTTTGACTTGGCTGTCATGTGGGGGCCTCTGCCTGCTGGGGTAAGTTGATTCcaattttcactttatttttctcttcttacagGACTTTTTATATCTCCAAAGAGTAAAAAAGCTCTCAGCTTTGTAGCTTTCTCATTCTGTCTAGGACTTGACCCATTATGGTTTTAATAGCCTATATCTGCATTTAAGACCTATAGGACCTTATAGCAGCCCTAGAACACTAGTGATGGACTCCATAGCCATTTGTGTTCTTCCTATAGCTTCATAGCACCAGTTTTACTTATGGCTTTTGCAGGAAATGTATTTTACCTTCTTGTATATATAACAAATGGTAAaactgtttgttgttttttctttgcaggtgTATAGCTGGCTGCTGCTTAATTCCCTTCTGCATTGATGCCCTAAAGGATGTGGATCACACCTGTCCAAACTGTGGTGCTCTTGTTGGTTCTTATAAGCGTTTATAGGCAGTATTTAAACACCGATAATTGATTGATGGAGTTGGTTAGCACCTCTACAAGCCCTTTCTGAAGCTTCCTGGAGAATTCTGGTTGTTTCTGTGCATCCTCTCACTGGAAACCAATCAAAAGTAATGTCTGTTGCAAGATTGTTTGAATAAGAATTTCCTTGAGGGGATTCTGACGTAGGTCTATAATCTGTATGTAAAAAGTGTACATACAGTATCTGTATGTAAAAAGTACGTGTAATCGTGATGGGCCACTCGCTCCTGCACCAGTTGATAGCAACTAAATGTTGTATCTTTCTGCTTTATGCAAAACAGGCTGGTGATGTTCTTCAGTTAATCGTGTCCCAGTCATACTACACGCTGTTGTACTTGCTAACGGTCTCGGCACAAAGCAAGAGGAGAACGTCTATGGAGACTGATAAAGTCTTGTGCTTGGTGTTGATGCTTTTCCAACAGCACTGTTTACAAACTGGCAGGGAGTTTCTTGATTTCAAGACAGGCACCCCTCTCTGACAAAAGAAGTGATTTGTTTGCATCTTTTCACAAGCACTGAAATTCACTTTAAAACTTTCTTAAGTCAAAAGAGAGCCAAACCTAAAGGCTTCTTCCTTCTTGGACGCTGCTTTACCAAATGAACAACTCAGGTTATTGTGCATCAATGTTCAATAGTGATTCAATCTAGTTCCTGAATTTCTTTGCCAGTTTTAAGTCTGGTCACATCTCTACTGTGACATCTGTGCAGTAGAGATGTTCATACAGgaatttttaatagatattttttcagcattttttgtttggttgggtttttttactctCAGTTTCTAATTCTGTGAAGTGTTCTCTCCATTCTAGTGGAAAAGGTCACAAAGCCTTGATTATAACATTGGAAAATTTCCTTTTACGTTTACGTAAGTCAACTGATAGATCATAAGCAAATCTCAGCCTTACCTTAAGGCTTGAACTCTATCTGCAAAACGCAGGTACGGGACCTGTGCTTTTATTTGTCGATCTGTTTGTTAATTACTATTTCTTCATTGGGAGGGTAATAAGTTTGTTAAGGAGTTTCTCTGATAATTATTTAGACTTGTACTCTTGATTCTAAAAGAGaagttctgttttcagaaacctAAGCAGGATATGCTTATTGAAGCTGATGATCACAAATAATTAGGGAAAGAGGCTCTGAATGTTGAAGTATTTTATATCATAAGCAGCAGACTCAGTCCAAATAACATCTTGATGCATTTGGATGATATCTGTCTAGAAAAGACAGGTGTTTAAATAAGGCTATGATGCTAATGCTGTATTAATCTCTGTAAAAGtgaaaagctaaaataaatacaaataaaaatacttcatttacAGTTCTTGCCAAATATCCTTTCTGTACATACTTGGTGTAAGTTAACTTTTCATAAGTCTTTCAACACTTCATATTTGAAATCCAGGAGTCTGTGGATCACAAATAGAACCTCTAGCTTTGTGCCTTGTGTAAATTAGTTTTTGtaaactgctgctgcctgtggatCAGTCTGCAAGTGGTTTAAGAGCTTCCCTGTACCTTTGGAAAAGGTTTCTGTTCATATCTCTCCCTCTACCATATGAATTTACATTAGCAGCTACTAATTGGCAAGAGAATGGTGGAGATGAAAAGCTGGTAGTTTTGCAGCTTTCCACTTTGATGATGCAGTACTTGCTTGTGGTTTTCTGTCTGCTGCACCACCATAATGCTTTTTTTGAGGACCTGGGTGATGCTCCATTGAATTTTCTGTTCTGATGACACAGGTACTGATTCTAACTTACATGAGTCATATGCTTGAATGTATAGCAGTATTTCCCCTGCCAGATTTCACAGAAAACGTACTTTTTTCACTTTATCATCAGAGCAAGAGAGGAAGCAGCAATAAAGCATGCAGTGTTTCCAAACTTTGACATTTTCTGGCATGGTGGGGAGGATTTATGGTTCTTTTAGTACCTGTATGAGTCTGGTCTGGATAATTCTGCCGGTCATTGGTTTGGTGAATAAGTCCTCAAATTGTAATTCCCTTAGCCTCCCCTTTTCTCTGTGAAGTGATGGTTGCAGTGTCTGAGGTGGTAGCACCAGAACGCAGAACAttgaccaaaacaaaaaaattatgtagGTTTATCTTTGTTTTGTGCTATGGGGACAGTCCATTGCATGTCTTTCTCAATCCATAAGAGGAATTTAACAGGACACACAATGTTGGCAGCTATTCCATCTCATTAAGCATTCTGTGAAAGTTTCTGCTGCCCTTCTATATTTCAATTTCCTTAAACACAAAGCTTGTGTGTGTTCTCTTGTGCATGGAATTATCTACAGAATGTGCAGAATCAACTTGCTTTGTTAAACTTTAGACAGACAAATGCAGGATGTAACTTACTTTATTTGAAAGTGCTTTGTGTTTAATTAGGTTGAAgttactttttgtttttaaaactgattatatgtaaaataaaaaactttgtattttgtatCTAGTGCTTATAATCAGAAAATTATAAcattttgaatgtttccaaaCACATGAATGGCTGAAATGTTAAAATTGAGTCAAGAAATGTAATCACAGGGTGAAATTTTTCAATCTCATTTGGCTCAAGTCTCTGATAAGTGGCATTCTCTGGCCTGCAGTCCAGCACGGAGCCACATTTGAAAATGTGGTGTTTTCCTGCATCTCAGGCCCTTTAAATAGTTCTTCAGTTAAGCGTCCTTTGGATACGAGTTTCACATGCAATATTACTAAATGAACACACCTAGATACGGCTGCATTTTTATGTCCCAGTGATCCTAAGGAGAAAACAGATATCAAATATCATTATCTTCACTTGGAAAGAgtctctttgttctttttttttttttcctaagatacAGAAAGTACAGGGAGGCAATGTCAGTCCCTCAAATAATTTTGCTCTCGTGCATtgatttctattatttttattaaaaatattttggttaatTTGTTAATAAGCAAGTTGAGTTGTGAACAAAtagctttttcctctgttgatAGATACAGAAGTGGCATGCTGACTTTATGTGCTCATGCTATTTCCATAAATAGGGAAGGGGCATAGGCCATCTGAAATGCATAGGCCATCTGAAATCTTGCGTGACAAATCTGGGTGAAGCCTTCTCATACCTTCATTAGCTTTACAGGATGATGTTGCTTTCTGTTACATTTTGACAGTGTTATTTCCATTAGACTTCTGTTTTTGACAGAACTTGCGCACTGTTCAAACATAGTTAAATCTGATGAGCTTAAGCCAGAAGGAAAGAACATTTGTTTTGTCAtccaaaataaaagctgttagAACAAGTGCAAAGCAGCTGAGAGCCTTGCAGGAGGGAGTTGTTAAGGAAGAGCAGAGTGGTTTCAAAAAGCTGCTATTTTTGTAGTATTTGTGAAAACGCTTCTGGCAGTCTAAccacaacttctttttttaagaaatgagtTGTGATTTGTGTGCTCAGAGTCAGTTAATTATTCTTCATAAATGAGCACAAAAGGTGAGTAATGGAGTGTATGCTGTCATCCTAGCAATAAAAATCTAGAAGTGCGAGTACGGTGACAAAGGTGTGACGTGTTTATAGTTCAATTATATTGTGTTTTATAGGAAATTAGCCTTTGTGGTCCTGTGTTCTTTAGAAGATCCTGCAAAGCGATACAAATTCATTATCATTAGGGTGactttcaatgtatttttttgaagtaaatATCCTAGTGTGTGATGTGCCAGATGTGAATCCAGTCAGTATACATTTTCCAGTGAGTATGTTATTACTTTTTCGAACCAGGGCAGCAAAAAGTACATGGTGAAACATGCTGGTTTCAAAGGAAGTGCTTCTTATTAACACTTGTAACTGATTTTtgttacaaatatatttttttaaagattctgAAAATCTCATGTCTGTTTGAACAGGTGGCAGTGCGTTTTGGAGATGCTAAAAGTAGTGCTGCTCAAGTCTAGAATAAACAAAGAGTAAGTAGGAGGCTTTTTGGAAGTCCTGTTGTTGGATAGTTTGATTAATGCCTTAACGGGATGTATGACAGACACAGCTCTAGGATCTCAAGCCATGGTCCACTTGAATGTGACAacagggatttcacagaagTATTGAGTATGCAAAGACATGGGCAAAGTCGTTTACACCTCTTGCTCCATGAAGCCTCTAAAGCGCATTTTTCTGgcaagggagggaggaagggacagCTTGTCTCGCTTGCTCTGTGTCTTGGTGACTGGTGGTACACAAGTTACCTCAGGCGGATGCTTcatgagctgctccagctctgtgaAAGAGCGCTGAAGAATTTTCACACTGGGataataaatgaatgaataaataaataaataaggtgaagaatcatggaatggttcgtGTTGGAAGAGtactcaaagcccatccagttccaaccccctacaCCTCTCgctggatgaggttgctcaaagcctcatccagcctggccttgaacacctccagggatggggcagccactgctgctctgggcaacctgggcaagtgcctcaccacctgcacagtaaaaacatttcttcctaagatcatggaatcatcgaacagtttgggttggaagagacctcaaagcccatccagtcccacccctgccacgggcagggacacctcccactggatcaggggctccaaggcccatccaacctggcctggaacccctccagggttggggcagccacagcttccctgggcagcctgggccaggccctcaccgctctcatggtgaagaaattcctcctaatatccagtctaaatctgctcctctccggTTTATctccgttccccctcgtcccatccccacaagcctttgcgaacagcccctctccagctttcttgtagccccttcaggtactggaaggtcgctataagatctcagagccttctccgggctgaacaaacccaactctctcagcctgtcctcgtaggggaGGTGCTAAAgatctaatataaatctcccctctttcaccttaaaccccttccctctctcctccagagCTTTCCCGTGGCAGGAGCCTAACGCacccctccctccacccccgAGAAGCGGCGTTCTGCCCTTTCTGGCTCTGGGGCggcccctcctcccctcctcacTCCGTTCCCTCAGCAAAACGCTCGGGGCTGCGGCTTTTCTGCCACGTTCAAGCgctttctgctgcctctgcttttgGCTCCGGGGTTAAACGAGAGCTTTGTGACAATGTGGATCGGAAAGAACTCGTGTGGCCTTGTGAGAATTAATTAATAacttttgctgcagctggtttgtatgtttaattatcttgtcatataaatctgtcttgtgtCAAGAGAGAATATACGAATAACCTGAATGGTTAAATACTCTCTTAGAGTTCCAAGAATTTATTTATACTCTTAATTAACTtgtgtgagaattaattgataagttttgttgcagctggtttgtataCTTACTCATcttgtcatataaatctgtctgGTATCAAGAGAGAATATGCAGACACTCCCCAGACAGGGATGAATAATCGGAAAGGATAAACGCTGTCTTAGAGTTGCAAAAATGTATTGATATGCTTAGCTGTCTTGTGAGGTGAGGCTGTTTTAGGCCAAGAGAGAACCTGTCTTAGGGCTGTGAGAGTTTATTAAGTTGTAAATTGTAGTTGCCTTAGGTGAAGAGATAACCTGAAGGAActctccagacatggttggataacctaaataaacattctttgggGACTTACacggttctttgtctaaaattagtatatatacccactgcttttgtaagatgggatgccttttttagaagggcgtccaattcagcactgaattgtaaaacaaaagtattattgccttttcttcaaagactttgtccttttcaatattttaccaggGAATGTTTCTCACTGCCTTAACGAAGAGGCTTCGCTGGTTTGTCAAAGCTCAGATTTTCTTGGCAATGCCGGTGTTGAGTTTCCAGGTGTCCCTGCAGATCCTGGCTCTGTTGTGTCCTCCATGCTGTTGTTGATTGAATTCAATTTCCAAACGTGAGCACAGCATACCTCGCAGCCCGACCATGGTGTCGATCACCTGTGTGTGCCATTAAGCTGGGTGTGCAGCACCTGTGCCTGGTGTTCCTCCACACTGAGAGATTATCCAGGGCAGAACCCAGACGGAAATCCCTCTTTGGGAGTTTCTTTGCCTGCCTGCTTTGGGTGGGGTGGTTTGATGTTTTAGGAATCTTTCATTTAGGGGAGGTAGGGAAAAAATGCTTACAAGATATTGAGCTTGTTTTTGTCTCAGATTATGTCCTTTGTTTCACGATCCACTTGAGTGAAGTTTGCCAGATACACAGGACACTGATGTTATTCTGTGTTTCGTCTTAAAGATTTGGATCTAGCACACATTTCGGTCTACTGCAAATCAGGCATTGAATTCCTCACTTAAAAGTTTCAATACAAAGGGCCCCAAATCCGTGATATACTgaaaaaagctatttgaaatgtttttgacAAAAAAGCTCTGGAGTTCtggttttaaatttctttgttctttggTGTGTGAAACAGTCAAGATTCAAGCAAGCTCAGATTTATAAAATTCTTcttataaaatacttttctgccttgtttattaatataatttcttccgtaagaaaaggaaagctgcaaaCTTAAAAcgtaaaattaaaatataaatttaattattttggaaagtGTGATTTACAGCTACAACTTAAATAGGAGAGCAAGGCCATTTCCACAGAAGGGAACATTAGATGCAGTTACCAGCTAACAGGGAATCTGTTAGCAGGTTGCGGTGCTGTCGGAGGCGGGATGGATGTTTGGGTGCGCCTGTCTCTCCCCTCACTCCACAGACACACCGCCCCTCTGCCTGCCCCGCCGGAGCCCCTCCTCTGGCGGCACGAGGGGGGTTGAAGTAGTGAGCTGCGGCTTCGTAAGGGAAGTTTTCTTTCCCCGCCTTGCTCAGAGGAGCCTTTGAGAGGAGAACTGATGTGGTTTTGTTAACTTCTGGGCTGAGGAGATGATTTTGATGGCCACGGGGCTGCAGGCCATCGTTTTACTCTGTGCTGTTGTGGCAGGAGCTTCAGGGGGTAAGTAGAAGaaagcttttcctcttctaagACTGAGCTCTCTCAATGCAATGTACTTCTGCTGGGGAACGATCTCACTAGCAGGCTTTCTGAGATGCTGTGAATTGTGTTACAACTTGCATGTTTGCAGTAATTATTGTAGTAACTTTGTCTTGATTTTCAGGGCAGATTTTAGCAAGCAGGTTGCTGTGCCGAGCGATCTGGGTGGCGCTGGGCAGGTGAATGGTGCATCTTCCCTTGGCGTCactgggaaagcagcagaagctgtgaGATTGTGCCAGTCGATTCACCATCTCGCCTGAAAATGACGTGTTAGCGTGGTCTTCTAAAATTGTGCTCGCTCTGGTATTTAGCAGATGAAGGATTCTGAAAACTGTGACTGGATCATGAAATGTCAACCATGTGGCTATTGTTACTCGTcagctgaaaagagagaagtgcTGCCGTTTCTAGAACTAAAATAAATTGTgggagaaaatttaaaatttgagatgggcaaagcaaagagaagaaactctAGATTTAGGCACCTTAACAAAGTTCAGGTGCCTGATTGTCCAGGGTGTTCAGCGTTCTGCACCATCTGTCTGTGAGAGGCGTGTCTAAAAATTCTGAGCGCAACATTGAGGTATCCGTGTGGGAGAGAGCTCTTAAATCTGGCCCTGGAGAGGCGTGCTCAACATCTTAAAAAATCGGATGGAACATAAGAGATGAATTTTCCAAGTTTGTCTTaccatatttattttaaggctCTTGAATAAGTTGCACTGATTTATATATTAAAACCCATTAGCTTGACACtacttttttctgctgtttacaGGAAAAGGGTGAGCTAAATAGCCCTTTTCTTACCTGATCTTCTAGATACTTAGGGATGGCTTCTTTTCCCCCAAGGAAACTGAGAAGTGTATTCCTTCTTCTCCCAATGCAGGGTGTTTGGaatataaagttttatttataaataggtatatttataaaaattaatgattGAGTGATAGTTCTCATTTATTGTGAGAAGGTCTATCTATGCTAGAAAGCTTTCTAGTTTTGCAGAAATTTGTAGCACTAGACcaagttttcttgaaaataacaCATTATTCATAGTTTAAAGATAAAATCTGAAGTTCcatacagagaaataattctgcagaataaaaaggaacaTTTGTTGGGAGGAAAATGTATGTGTGGGGgtaagacattttaaagaaaaatgtaaacttAAAATCCAGGAACTTAATATCTAACTTGGGAATGAAGATATATATTAGCCTGGGTGGGTgctgaaaaaacaaatactttcctattttccttctaaaaccAGTAaattcccctctttcctcttgccaataattttaacatttaaaaaaaaaagagattaagaGAAGGGGAAATAAGGTTCCAATAAGTAATATGTgtggatttttaaatgttataatGTGACAAGAGCATTTCCTTCAGGCATATAGCATATACAAAACATCCGAAAGCACAGATCCAGAACGAAGAGGCTCTTTAAACTTCTGTCTCCACTGTCAGACAAAGCTGAGCGACAGAGGGATCTTAGTTACTGCTTAGCAGGGAGGTTGAGGGCGACCATGTGTACTATTGAGCTTCTTGTGggagttatttttaagaaagagctATCAAAAATGTCCTAGTGCTTTTAAAACTAATCGAATACTGTAATacataatttattaataaagtaataattttttttttgactgtggTAGGTATGAATGCCAGGTATTGGGGTGCAGCAGAATCGCATATTTGGTTTTGACTGTACCATGTATATCACTGCAGTGCATAAGAGCAGCTGGAATCTGACTGATTTTGCCACATGCATACTCCTATCAATATCTAGGACTTGGGATAACTTTCTGAGTTGAGTGCAGGGGAGCGTTAACAGTGCAGGATCAGGTCCTGCAACGTTCATCTCACAAAATGCCTGTAATTCAGCTCAATTTTACAGCGGGAATCTCAAGAGATTGGGACCAGTAGGTCAGTCTCTAGGATAGTACCTATGGATCTGCTGGGAGAGAAAGCAATTtgcagtggttttattttctgtgctgtaggATGGTTTATATCAGTCTAGCCCTTTGAGTGCCCAGCGATCATGCTTGTGTAGAGTTAATCGCAGCGATACACAGGAAACAGATACCCTAAAAATGTCACTGTTGCTTATCTTCTCTGCGAAAACAGAGTTTTGCTTCCACTTCATCATGGACTTTTATGTTGTCTAGCAGTGCTTGCAATAACTGATGAAAGTAATTCTGCCAGTCTTAGTTAAGGTCATTCAACATCAGAGCATGAGAATGAGAGTCTTGCTCTGCAGGCGTGTGTGCGTTGAGTGAAGAGAAGTAATGAAGGCTCTGAATGCAGCTGCCACAACTGTCTCCCCTGTTCATGCCAATGCAAATCTGAAGCAATTCTGTCTCTGTGGTGTGTGCTCTGCATCCCCTTGAATTCGCTGCCCTTCCAGTCAAAGTCTGAATGAAAGTCGTGTTGGAGAACAGGCTCTCCAGTGTCAAAGGATGTCTTAACCAACTGCTGCCCCGGAGTTGTGATGTTGTAAGTGTTCTTAGTGTTCTGGTGCTGGAAAAGTTTTTCTTGGGCAGCAAAACTTGCTTTGAATGATACTTAGGATTTCCTGAATGGCCACATGCAATAAAAGTCTTAGCTAAGTAGAATTTTTCCCCAGCTGCAATAAAGTTAAAAGCCTGTGGGTGTGGATAAGTGTGGTGTACAGAATGTGCATTTGTGTGCACAcaaattttcagtgcttttctgttAACGTACCTGTTGTTGCAGGATCCTTGGAGAGTTTAAGTTATGGAGTTTCCTGTTTTGCAGAGTGTGTAGGTGAGTAAAACAAGACTGTATTCAGGCCTGGTATGTGATAAGGAAGGAATGTTGGTTTTAGCAGGAACGTTAGGTTCTTGGAGGAATTATACTTACGTCTGAGTGATCGCCATTCATGGAAGTAGTGGAGAAGTTCTACTAAGCTTTACTGGGCCCAGACGTGCTTAAGTTTGCATTCTGTGAACTGAGAAAACTCAAAGACAGTATAGCTAAACAAACTACTAAACAGTGCCAGACAAACCCCAGCCACGTAAGACAGTCTTTTTTCCAGTACCCAGGATTAGCTCCTTTCATTCTGAAACAGGCACAAAGCTGGTATTCTCtcagggaggagcagacaggaagATAGGATACTGAACTGACCTGGAAAGGCTTGGTTGAGTGGTTTGAGGTGTAGTTTGTAATTTATGCTTATTTACACTCACAGCGGGTAATTGAATGTGTGAAAGTGCTTTACAGTGTAACAGCAAAGGGGGAGCACATGGGTGTTCTGCTCCCAAGGAGGTCTTGCCCTGGCCTCTTAGGTGCATACTCAGACAATGTGGCCCAGAGACTCTCTGTTCAACATTACTCCATCTCTGTCTGGCTTTGCCTTTGGAAATGCCCAAGTGTTGCAGTGCCCTtgaggcagagaaaaagaaggtcTATATTATGGGAGCCACTGTGGTCATTTTTCCTAGATAGTATCTCCTTAACCTGAAGGACGGAGGAgggtattttctttgaatttttcctcttctgcactTCAGTGGTCCCAGTTAAGGTCATACCATGATGTCTTACCTTTCGGGATGCTGTATTTGTTACAATCTCACGCACCACAGCCACCAAAATGTGTGACATTGAAGGTATTATGGCTCTGATCTTCTCATCCTTTCAGAGTTAATTCTTCTAATCTGGTCaagaagaaaacctgctttGATTAGAGGAAGACAGAGACTATATAGCA
Coding sequences:
- the LITAF gene encoding lipopolysaccharide-induced tumor necrosis factor-alpha factor, whose protein sequence is MSAPSGIPVPSAPPSYEEATGINVSYPHPYPIPEPGQKPDGKGMNPPPYMGQPAPVPNPVTVQTVYVQQPVVFYDRPVQMCCPSCNQMIVTRLSYDSGALTWLSCGGLCLLGCIAGCCLIPFCIDALKDVDHTCPNCGALVGSYKRL